Proteins from a single region of Runella sp. SP2:
- a CDS encoding histidine phosphatase family protein has translation MSSKVIYLIRHGETDYNRRGVVQGSGIDAELNELGHAQAQAFFQTYQDVAFDKVYTSNLIRTKQSVKGFLEKGLPHEAYEGLNEISWGVREGRTPNSMDNDYYRWLIESWQKGEVELQAEGGESPVDVQSRQLPVIDLILSRPEEKTVLVAMHGRAMRVLLATIFKRPLHEMDEYLHTNLGLYLLHYDYHTGSFSIQKHNDIAHLEQVPPHLLA, from the coding sequence ATGTCTTCTAAAGTTATTTACCTCATCCGCCACGGTGAAACCGACTACAACCGACGAGGAGTTGTGCAGGGAAGCGGAATAGATGCTGAACTCAACGAACTCGGCCACGCCCAAGCCCAAGCTTTTTTCCAAACCTATCAAGACGTCGCTTTTGATAAAGTATATACTTCCAACCTCATTCGCACCAAGCAAAGTGTTAAAGGGTTTTTGGAAAAAGGACTGCCCCACGAAGCCTACGAAGGGCTAAATGAGATTAGTTGGGGAGTGAGAGAAGGGCGTACGCCTAATAGCATGGACAACGATTATTACCGTTGGCTGATTGAGAGTTGGCAAAAAGGTGAAGTAGAGCTACAAGCTGAAGGAGGCGAAAGTCCCGTGGATGTGCAAAGTCGCCAATTACCCGTGATTGATTTGATTCTATCTCGCCCCGAAGAAAAAACGGTACTTGTTGCCATGCACGGCCGCGCTATGCGGGTGTTGTTGGCGACCATTTTTAAGCGTCCTTTGCACGAAATGGATGAGTACTTACATACCAACTTGGGCTTGTATCTCCTGCATTACGATTATCACACGGGCTCGTTTTCGATTCAAAAACACAACGACATAGCTCATTTGGAGCAAGTTCCTCCGCATTTATTAGCCTAA
- a CDS encoding hotdog fold thioesterase yields MFNKLNALERIKQLDNNTIAGHLGIEYVEVGDDYVIARMPVDHRTHQPFGILHGGASVVLAETVGSIASYLILPESAHQYAVGLDINANHIRGVKSGWVYGKATPIHIGRTTHVWEIRITTEDGKLVCISRLTMAILSTP; encoded by the coding sequence ATGTTCAACAAACTTAATGCACTCGAACGCATCAAACAGTTAGATAATAATACAATTGCAGGTCATTTGGGCATCGAATACGTAGAAGTAGGCGACGATTACGTCATTGCTCGAATGCCCGTTGATCACCGCACGCACCAACCCTTTGGGATTCTTCACGGCGGGGCGTCGGTGGTATTGGCCGAAACCGTTGGCAGTATTGCTTCATACCTTATCTTACCCGAATCAGCCCATCAATATGCCGTTGGGCTCGACATCAATGCCAATCACATACGCGGCGTCAAAAGTGGCTGGGTGTATGGTAAAGCTACGCCCATTCACATTGGACGTACCACGCACGTGTGGGAAATCCGCATCACGACTGAAGACGGCAAGCTCGTCTGCATTAGTCGCCTAACGATGGCCATTCTTTCAACTCCATAA
- a CDS encoding isoamylase early set domain-containing protein — protein sequence MAIAKQVLKSKPVCKVTFSLSADEVAGAKDVALLGEFNGWATDAATKLKKQKDGSYKATVELETGKEYAFRYLLDGTTWTNDETADKYVPTGVSYDENSVVVL from the coding sequence ATGGCAATTGCAAAACAAGTATTGAAAAGCAAACCTGTTTGTAAAGTAACGTTCTCTCTTTCAGCTGACGAAGTCGCTGGTGCAAAAGATGTTGCTCTATTGGGAGAGTTTAATGGTTGGGCTACTGATGCCGCTACAAAATTGAAGAAACAAAAAGATGGTTCATATAAAGCTACTGTAGAGTTGGAAACTGGAAAAGAATATGCTTTCCGTTATTTGCTCGATGGCACTACATGGACCAACGATGAAACTGCCGACAAGTACGTTCCAACGGGCGTATCTTACGACGAGAACTCAGTAGTGGTTCTTTAA
- a CDS encoding group III truncated hemoglobin, translated as MRKQLENRADVELLVNSFYQKIREDAELGPIFDEVAQVSWELHLPKMYDFWEGILFGTLNYNGRPMPPHFRLTAKYTLTPAHFDRWLAIFFQNVDELFEGEKADDVKYRAYSIASIMNNRVQQVNDQLRVENL; from the coding sequence ATGCGAAAACAACTCGAAAACCGCGCAGATGTAGAACTGTTAGTGAATAGTTTCTACCAAAAAATACGGGAAGATGCCGAGCTTGGCCCTATCTTCGATGAGGTCGCACAGGTATCGTGGGAATTGCATTTACCCAAGATGTATGATTTTTGGGAAGGGATTCTCTTCGGAACACTTAATTATAACGGCCGACCTATGCCGCCGCACTTCCGCCTAACGGCAAAATATACCCTCACGCCCGCACACTTCGACCGATGGCTGGCGATTTTCTTCCAAAATGTCGATGAGCTTTTTGAAGGAGAAAAAGCCGACGATGTCAAGTACCGTGCCTACAGCATTGCAAGCATTATGAACAACCGAGTGCAGCAGGTCAATGACCAATTACGCGTCGAGAATTTATAA